One genomic window of Eleginops maclovinus isolate JMC-PN-2008 ecotype Puerto Natales chromosome 12, JC_Emac_rtc_rv5, whole genome shotgun sequence includes the following:
- the gatc gene encoding glutamyl-tRNA(Gln) amidotransferase subunit C, mitochondrial, which produces MFCIVVKRSCRGVRVSLKSCNLLANDGYSITNVELLHRRRKHFLQSHNTNVTRLLSSRPHNSEVPEAATWEPVPEDQLPPPVHIPADLVDQLERLALVDFRTKQGLACLEKAIRFADQLHVVDTSGVEPMDSVLEDRSLNLRVDAVTEGDCAEELLQLSKHTVEEYFVAPPGNIPLPTREERAAILKHSEL; this is translated from the exons ATGTTCTGTATCGTAGTGAAACGCTCCTGTCGTGGCGTACGCGTGTCACTTAAATCATGTAACCTGTTAGCTAACGATGGATACTCAATAACAAACGTGGAGCTCTTACACAGAAGAAGGAAACATTTCCTGCAGAGCCACAACACTAATGTAACGCGACTGTTGAGCTCTCGACCACACAACTCCGAg GTACCAGAGGCTGCAACATGGGAACCAGTACCAGAGGACCAACTTCCCCCG CCTGTGCATATCCCTGCTGACCTGGTGGACCAACTGGAGCGACTGGCGTTGGTAGATTTCCGCACCAAACAGGGACTGGCCTGTTTGGAGAAAGCCATCAGATTTGCAGATCAGCTTCATGTTGTTGACACTTCAGGGGTGGAACCAATGGATTCAGTTCTGGAAGACCG GTCATTAAACCTTAGGGTCGATGCAGTGACAGAAGGGGACTGTGCTGAAGAACTGCTTCAGCTCTCCAAACACACAGTTGAAGAATATTTTGTGGCACCACCAG gAAATATTCCTCTACCAACGAGGGAGGAAAGGGCAGCCATACTGAAACACTCAGAGTTATGA
- the LOC134873334 gene encoding polyubiquitin-B-like, with protein MELIIGMLDGSSHTMNVHPQDTVGSLKILIQQDLGFPCETQRLLFKNGSSTPLNNDSATLKSYGLHSGAMVSLLLAQKAVPIQVFLKNEKGVSTTYDIKPDETVSHFKSKVEARERVPVSQQRLIHESREMNEGKLSDYNVTANSTIFLNLRLRGG; from the coding sequence ATGGAACTAATCATCGGTATGCTGGATGGGTCCTCCCACACCATGAATGTGCACCCGCAGGACACAGTGGGTTCTCTGAAAATACTCATCCAGCAGGACCTTGGGTTTCCATGTGAGACGCAGAGGCTGCTCTTTAAGAACGGCTCCAGCACACCTCTCAACAACGACTCTGCGACCCTCAAGTCCTATGGTCTGCACTCCGGGGCCATGGTGTCCCTACTGTTGGCCCAGAAAGCCGTCCCCATCCAGGTTTTCCTTAAAAACGAGAAGGGGGTAAGCACCACGTATGATATCAAACCGGATGAGACGGTGAGCCACTTTAAGAGCAAGGTGGAGGCCAGAGAGCGGGTCCCGGTGAGCCAGCAGAGGCTCATCCACGAGAGCAGAGAGATGAATGAGGGGAAACTCTCCGACTACAACGTCACAGCGAATAGCACCATCTTCCTGAACCTGCGCCTGAGAGGAGGCTGA
- the LOC134873335 gene encoding polyubiquitin-like, translating to MELIISMLNGSSHTMNVHPQDTVGSLKILIQQDLGFPRETQRLVFVNGSSTPLNNDSATLESYGLHSGAMVSLLLAKKAAPIQVFLKNEKGVSTTYDIKPDETVSHFKSRVQAREGVPVSQQRLLHESRDMNEGKLSDYNVTANSTIFLVLRLRGG from the coding sequence ATGGAACTAATCATCAGTATGCTGAATGGGTCCTCCCACACCATGAATGTGCACCCGCAGGACACAGTGGGTTCTCTGAAAATACTCATCCAGCAGGACCTTGGGTTTCCACGTGAGACGCAGAGGCTGGTCTTTGTGAACGGCTCCAGCACACCTCTCAACAACGACTCTGCGACCCTCGAGTCCTATGGTCTGCACTCCGGGGCCATGGTGTCCCTACTGTTGGCCAAGAAGGCCGCCCCCATTCAGGTTTTCCTTAAAAACGAGAAGGGGGTAAGCACCACGTATGATATCAAACCGGATGAGACGGTGAGCCACTTCAAGAGCAGGGTGCAGGCCAGAGAGGGGGTCCCGGTGAGCCAGCAGAGACTCCTCCACGAGAGCAGAGACATGAATGAGGGGAAACTCTCCGACTACAACGTCACAGCGAATAGCACCATCTTCCTGGTCCTGCGCCTGAGAGGAGGCTGA